The Medicago truncatula cultivar Jemalong A17 chromosome 7, MtrunA17r5.0-ANR, whole genome shotgun sequence genome includes the window AGGTCCTGTAAGATGATAGCTCTGCTACCAATTTGTTGGTTTTATGACTGAAAGATGAAAAACGTAGGAGAATAGAAAAGGAAGTTGCAGGTTGAGTGGAAATAGGAATACAGTTTTTCATTATGACAGAAGCAGTAcacttaataatttaaaaacaaaactgaacaACACACGTTGCCAATACTTCAGCAAGTAACAACTACTTGCTCCTAAAATGTAGGAACACTAATTGACTAAAAATAACTGATagagaataaaataaacataaagaaaagccACATAATGCAGTCCTAAAAGCAAATAATTAACAATAACACACAAACTTTTATCACCGTCTCCATCACCTTGAGGACGTGGTTGCATCAGAAGCTTGATAATTTCTTCCCTATCATTCTCCCTCCCAATAACACTTGAAGCATCGACATGGGAATTAGTCAATTCTCTCCTATGCAAAACAAGTTCAGGACCATTGTCGATTTTCGCAAGACCAAACTTGTTCCCATCGGCTGCTACCTTATCCAACCTATCCCGAATGCCTTTGATCTGATGGTCCATTCTAGAACGGAAAACAAGTGGATTGGAGGAGGAAAAGAAGTAGCTTACCTTCATGCTCGTGCTGCCAGAAGCATCCACAAATTTTTTCCGCTTGTGTTGGAGTTCAAATCCATCAAATACATCTTCAGCATCGGAGCAGATGTTTTGAATCTGCCTCAGCCATTCACGCAGCCCATGCTTTTGGTCCTTCTTATACTCAGCATCCAACAGAAGACCTATGACAATTGAAAAAGTGTTTTTGATATCTTGTAGATCATCATACACACCATAAGTTCGAGAAGCCTCGTCATAGGCATAAGAAGCAAGCTTCCCTAGCAGAGAATCAGCAATATCTAAGACAAATGATTTAgccatttttatgtttattagtAAATAGCAGATCAAAAAATGGAGTTGGGATGTAAGTATGTGGTTTTAACGATAATTGTCCGTTCAGTTTAGCTCCATACTCATTCATATACATTCAAAAGTCAACCATGAAAGATagaaaacttattttattcatGGGAGAACCAGTTCTTTTATACTAGttgtcattatttttatttacaacaTAGCAAGTTGTTAGAAGAAATTAAGATCCATGTgcttttaattataaaaaaataaatatgcacAAGTTTGCATCAGTAAATACTCAGCTATATATGATATGTACCTTGATACTCTAGTTAGCACCAAAATTACTTATGGATGTTCACGGTGCAGTATAAATAAGTTGAGGCTGAAAATCATCagatttaaagattaaaattacATAGAGTTTGGTTTGGATGAcatgtttaaaaaatttgatccGGTCTCAAAACTACTACAATTTGTAGCGATAGACATTTAAATAGACTAAGAAATTACATCGGACTAAGACAATACCAAACTTATGCAAACATATGACAGATAACATATGATTTCACACTGTAGCTGTATCTTCGAACAACTAATCATTGACAGTTAGAGCTTGCAACCAGAAAAGGCTGTCCTACCAACTCCCAAATTGTTTAGCTACTTAAATCACAACTTACAATTAAGGATAGCATATTCACAATTAGGATATATAATTCATGGTTAATTAAATCACCTTCAAattcaatataataaaatacaaaacgcTAAGTACACATAAAGATGTTTTAGAGTACTGAAAATAAAGGATGACAGAGAATaatcattttcaattatttggcTACTTAAAAAAATATGCTAATATACACATCTAGAGAATCTAAAGCCTCATGCTGGCATTCATCTTTTCCATCGCCATCGACTACTGCTCTGCTCTCTCTTGTGATCCTTGAAGTGCATATGCCTTTTCCCACTCCAGTTTTATCATCTACATTGTTTATagtaaataaagaaaatgtcaCTCTCAAAACAAGTTCTCTTTTACTCGTAccaaatatatacattttttttggagggaaaatatatacttatttgttatttatgaaactgcatattttgaaaattcacaCAATGTTACTTTTGGAAATTTGTGATCTCATTCTATTGACAAAAATTACGGTTAAAAGAAAGGGTTAAAGTTGCAAAGAAGGTGCAGTGCTACGTGAAGCTTTAAACTAACAAACATTACTAGCAACAActaataaaatgaataaatctaCTCAGGAAACCTTGTAAGGGTCCAATCAACAAACTACTTATAGAAAAGGCAAAACAATTATATGTTCATAAGAAAAAAGAGCTAAATATATATTCAACAGTTAAAagaatttgttttgttaaataaaaacagTTAAAAGGATTAAATTTCCCTTGTGATAGATAAAATAAGTAGTTCATTAAAGCTTATTATCTAACACAACCGACACTTATTggttattaaaaaatgtatgtttacCTTCAAGATTGATGACTTCATTACGCCTCCTCTCCTGTTGGTTATACAATGGAAATCGTTTTGATGTGAGCAATCATAGGCCAATACTCACCAGATTGGGGCATACATTTTCTGCACAACTCAGGACAACCTTCTATGCACAATTCTTCAAGGGCGGTGAGGCGATGCATATCACTTGGAAGACTCAACAGTTGAGGACAGTCAATTATGTAGAGTTTCTTAAGACGAGTCATTGTAGACAGAAACATTGGAAGCATCTTTAGATTAGGAAGACTATCGATTACCAAGGTCTCTAAAGTCTCCATGGAAAATACAATCCATTCAGGTAATGTCACAAGCGATAAGGAACACAGAAGATACAAATGTTTCATCCTCAATGTTTGGATTGGACTTTCGTTGTTTAACAACAAGTTTAACTTCTCACAGTTTTTAATGTACAAAGTCTGTAATTTAGGGAAAATATGTAGAGGTAACGACTCTAGGAAACCACATGAGTCACAAGACAATTTTTCAATGGAAGGGAGTTGATGTCTAAACAAAAACTTTATGTTGTCACAATAATgaaaattcaaactttgaagATGGACTAAGGTTACAAATTCATCATGTGGAAAAACAGATTGTTTTGTGGTTAGGATCAGACGGCGAAGGCTGATTAGCTTCCCTAATCCTTTAGGAAAACTTTCAAGCTTCGTGCACCCACTGAGCAACAAAACTTGTAAATGTAGAAGTTTGCAAATAGAATTTGGTattattctgatttttttattaaaagaaagatcAAGAAAACGCAAGTGCTCTAATTTTGCAACTGAGTTGGGCATAGTTTCAAATGAAGAAtcacttaaatctaaataacgCAAATATTTATACCTTGACGCCCATTCATTCAGAAGACTTTCAGTTTCAAGACCTAATCCTGGGATGGGAAACAATATACTTCTCATACATCTAGACTTTGGGAACAAATCAAGGTCAAGTGAATCATCTTCAACAGCTGATAAATGCCTTACTTGCTGAGGTATATTCCGAGTATGCGAGTTTACCGCTACAAAGTCTTCTCTTGAAACATACAATGCAAGATCATGTATCAAATCATGTACATTGAAAATACAATAGGAGCCATAGTCCCTTACAACCTGAATAAATGATCTTGAATGCAACTCATCAATATATTTTCTTGCAATACTCTCCAGCTTTTCACTTCCCTGTAGCGATTGAACTAATCCATGGGCTACCCAAAGACTGCACATTACAGTTCTGTGGAAGATATAATCTTTGGGATAAAgggaaatataaacaaaacattGTCTCATATATGATGGCATTTGATCATAGCTTAATTTTAGCGCAGGTAAAATACCATCTTTCTTTTGTTCTAAATTCCACATCTCAGAGTCCCTAACGAATTCCCACTTGCTTATATCAAAGTTTGAGAAGAGAGAACTTCCTAATGTTCTCACAGCTAGCGGAACCCCTTGGCACTTTTTTACAATTTCTTTTCCGATCTCTACTagatttggatattttttttcttcgccTTCCTTGAACGCCCATTTGACAAACAGAGATAAACAATCCTTTGGAGAAAGACCTTTCAAAAGATATGGAGGAACATCACCCATCATCGAAGCAATTGAGTTACTACGTGTTGTCACGATAATTTTGCTTCCTGGTGCACCAACTTTTATCAAATCTTTCAATTCAAGCCACTTTGCACGATCATCATTCCATACGTCATCTAACACGACTAAAAACTTTTGACCAGAAAGTTTTTGTCTGAGACGACTTACTAGTTGCACAATAtctaagttgttgatgttttctAATTGAGCAGAGCCACTCGATGGTGCGGAAGATGAAGTAAAAATGGAAGTGGTGGcagagttgatgatattaatgatgatctttCTGATGTTGAAATCATCAGAGATACACACCCACATCTTCAACTGGAAAAGTTGATCCATCCTCTTATCATTGAACACCGACTTTGCAATGGTGGTCTTCCCCAAACCTCCAATTCCCACTATTGGAATGACACAAAGACTATTATCACCACCACCATCGCTGTGAGGGTGTGACTGCATCAAAAGATTGATAATTTCATCTTGCTCATTTTCTCTTCCTATCACACTTGAAGCATCAATATGAGGATATGTCATTTCTCTTTGTTGCACAACGAGTCCGGGATCAACATTTGTAAGACCAAACCTGACCCCATCAGCTGCCACCTTATCCATTCTATCCCTAATCTCTTTGATTTGACGTGCCATCCTAAAACGGAAAACAAGTGGATTAGAGGAAGAAAAGAAGTGGCGTACCTTCACCCGTCTGCTTCGAGAAGCTTTCACAACTTGCTTTCGCTTGTCTTGCAAGTTAAATCCATCCAATACATCTTCAGCATCATAGCATATATTTTGAATCTGCCTCAGCCATTCACGCACCCCATGCTTTTGATCCTTCTTGCACTCAGCATCCAACAATACACCACTGACAATTGAGAGAGTGTCTTTGAACCCTTGGAGATCTTTATACACACCATAGGCTAGAGAAGCTTCTTCATAAGCATAAGATGCAAGTTTTCCTAACAGTGAATGAGCAATATCAAACACAAATGATTCAGCCATGGAAATGAGGGAAGAGCGGAAATGGTTTTGATTTGGATGTCTAAGCAAgattctttttcatcttcttcagaTCCATACTTGCTGTCTGATAATATCATCAAGTCAAACTTGGCGTCTTtgcttgttttattttattttatattgtctTCTAAATTTAATATTGCATTTTATGATTGAGTGGGACCATATAGGGTCTACAGAGCCTTTtaaattctctctctctttttcaatGTCAAATTTTACTTATTACAGTAACTGCTTGAAAAAACCTCTAAATCT containing:
- the LOC112416775 gene encoding putative disease resistance RPP13-like protein 1, yielding MAKSFVLDIADSLLGKLASYAYDEASRTYGVYDDLQDIKNTFSIVIGLLLDAEYKKDQKHGLREWLRQIQNICSDAEDVFDGFELQHKRKKFVDASGSTSMKVSYFFSSSNPLVFRSRMDHQIKGIRDRLDKVAADGNKFGLAKIDNGPELVLHRRELTNSHVDASSVIGRENDREEIIKLLMQPRPQGDGDGDKSLCVIVNYLLLGLHYVAFLYVYFILYQLFLVN
- the LOC11433809 gene encoding putative disease resistance protein RGA3 is translated as MAESFVFDIAHSLLGKLASYAYEEASLAYGVYKDLQGFKDTLSIVSGVLLDAECKKDQKHGVREWLRQIQNICYDAEDVLDGFNLQDKRKQVVKASRSRRVKVRHFFSSSNPLVFRFRMARQIKEIRDRMDKVAADGVRFGLTNVDPGLVVQQREMTYPHIDASSVIGRENEQDEIINLLMQSHPHSDGGGDNSLCVIPIVGIGGLGKTTIAKSVFNDKRMDQLFQLKMWVCISDDFNIRKIIINIINSATTSIFTSSSAPSSGSAQLENINNLDIVQLVSRLRQKLSGQKFLVVLDDVWNDDRAKWLELKDLIKVGAPGSKIIVTTRSNSIASMMGDVPPYLLKGLSPKDCLSLFVKWAFKEGEEKKYPNLVEIGKEIVKKCQGVPLAVRTLGSSLFSNFDISKWEFVRDSEMWNLEQKKDGILPALKLSYDQMPSYMRQCFVYISLYPKDYIFHRTVMCSLWVAHGLVQSLQGSEKLESIARKYIDELHSRSFIQVVRDYGSYCIFNVHDLIHDLALYVSREDFVAVNSHTRNIPQQVRHLSAVEDDSLDLDLFPKSRCMRSILFPIPGLGLETESLLNEWASRYKYLRYLDLSDSSFETMPNSVAKLEHLRFLDLSFNKKIRIIPNSICKLLHLQVLLLSGCTKLESFPKGLGKLISLRRLILTTKQSVFPHDEFVTLVHLQSLNFHYCDNIKFLFRHQLPSIEKLSCDSCGFLESLPLHIFPKLQTLYIKNCEKLNLLLNNESPIQTLRMKHLYLLCSLSLVTLPEWIVFSMETLETLVIDSLPNLKMLPMFLSTMTRLKKLYIIDCPQLLSLPSDMHRLTALEELCIEGCPELCRKCMPQSGEYWPMIAHIKTISIV